TATGTTCTCAAATACTAatgagagagagggaaagagaagGGGGAAACAAAAAAAAGCTTTTACTCTGAGACTTATTAATTTTTAGATGGTTTTGCACACAACGTCCACTTGTTTATGAGGTatgcaatgtttcttttgaGAACGTTCTAGTGGCCTTGGAGCATGCACAGAGATCATTACTGGACCTAATGCAGGGATAATAGTCCTCTGTAATATTGGTGCTAAGGCATGATGTAAGAACTTGTGATCTGATCCACTGATCATTCAGTCTCATCCAAAGGTTCTATAGATGTTACTTAAAGCCCACCTGTTCTTTAGTTTGTAGACTGAACACTGAAGAATACAAGCAATGCCCTTTTTACTTGTATTTTTCAGATCACTTTCAAATGCAAGTGATGCCtcctttttattgtattttttgaaATCTTCAGGGTCGGAGTTTTTAAGTACTAAGTGCATCTACATTTACAGGAAATAAAAGTCACTTTTCAGCATATTTTGACTTTTTAGATCGGTTTGTAAATAACGTGATATTTAACACGTACAGTGACTGAATAAAGGTAATTAAGGTGTTGTgcattcttaaaaaaaaaaagttaaaagcaGTGCAGTTGTCTTTTTGTGTCTAATTTTGTCTTCAGGACaaaatgtgtgcgtgtgtgacagTACTGACATAACTTGCGGAAAGTCATGTTCtatagagatatatatatatatatataaatataatacatctatataaaaatatttactGTATGGATATGCATTGAATGTTTGCACAGAATCTTTAGAGCGAGCTGCTCTGAACAAAATGACATTGAGTTGGTGTCCTCAGCAGAGACTGAGGAATGAAGTGTCAAAAAATCTTGTGTCAAATGTGTGAACTAAAaatgttttcaaaccgtgaCTGTGTGATGGGGTACTTTTCTTGCATTTATTTCTAACtgtcatttttatatattttcaccATACGGTGATGTAAATGTACTACCCTGAGATTCCAGTGTTGTCTTTTCTTCTTACCTGTTATGTCAGCAGTTGTTGTTGGTTGATGTCATAGGCAGACTGCGCCTGATGGTCACCAACCATCATGGCCCTCCTGCTGTTTTAGCATAAACATAATATTGCAAAACAGAACCGCATCTGGAAGCTTACTACCAAACTTCCTGTGTATGTTGGATTTAAAGATGCATTTGGTTGGACTAACTGGGTTTTTACTTAAAAACAGCTGTTGCTTTTGGAGGATGTTAGTTGGATCCTTGTTTTTGTACTTTGCGTCCGTTAAACCTCCCTTATTTTGGCCTGTGTGTCCCTGCCCTTGCCTTAATGTCTTGTCATCTCTTTTTCTCGACTCTTTATTGAGGAACAGAGCTGATTAAGGGGCTTCTGTCAACTTCATGGTATTTGTTTCTTTTGCATTTGTATAAGAAATGTACTGCCTTCTGTCTGTTTGTGTTAAGAAAGCAAAACAGACACGTTTGTGAGTTATTTGGattttgtatgtatgtaaataaataaattataagcCTTGGTTTCTTGCAAACGTGTTTTTCAATGATGGGCACCactgattatatatatatatatatttacatatatatatatatatatatatacatatatatatatatatatatgtatatatatgtatatatatatatatattacatgtaCTTTGTTATCCCAATCTGGTGTGAATATTATAAacccttaaaaaaaaaacaagctcttataaatgtagatgtacagctctgtgaaatcatctttatcACATTTTACTGTAGATTTTGTCTACTGGTAGCCCTTTTGCAAAACAAATACTAAGGCATTCTTTGGTTAATCTTGTGctttacaaatgtaaaaaacctGGCTATTAAGACGTATTAGAGAAGCAATAAAAGTGAAGCCCTAAACTGCACAAACCTTAGATCTATGGTCATAACTATAAATCACATGAATGTTAAAACTGTTAAATGAATTAAAACACACAAATTAAACATTTGCCATCTTTATTCATAAATATCACTACTGTATGAATATAAAACAATCTTAAATTActgctttttttttaaacaaatactCGTGACACTATGGTTGGAAGCTCCTCAGGAGAAAACCACTGATAACAGTTTTTAGGTATTGCATATAGCCTTCGCAGCTGTTAATTACTACGCCTTACTGTAGTTGTGTTGATGAACCTTTGACAGAGTAGCATACTGGAACATCTAGTATATACTTATTTCCTCAGGAATATGAAACATAGCCAACTATACACAGGTAAACAAAGACAGCGAGTGATCCATCCACTTCAATTTGAAGTACAATTGTCAACAGTCACTCAATAGAAAAAATATTGGTTACACAAGTAAAAAATACATCAGCCAAAAAGCAATTCTATCAAAATGTGCCTTTCTGTTAAGAGTTAAAATGCCTAGCTATTTTTATGCAATGAGATCTTTTAAAATATCTGAATCTTCATTGGAAGGTGAGTCACAAAAATATGCAATTTAATCTATTATTCAGCAATAGTAGGCACTCCTGTGTTTGATGGGTGAGGTAGCTAGATATTAGGAACTGTACACAGGCTGAGATTAAACAATGCACATTAGAAGAGAGTGCCAGGCTGAAACTAAGAGCAGAGTATTGCAGGAATGTGAACAATATTCCAGTGATCAATGCAGAGCCCCTCTTCTTGTTTTTACTCACAGTATTGAAGTTAAAATTAAGAATAGAGTCCCTACATAACTGAGCACTATACACAATGAAACACATGTATACTGAATGAGAGAGATTTCacctcactctctcactctcagTCATCTGCCACAGTCCCAGGTTTAACACTTTAAGGCACGGGAGTTGTGTTATCCTCTCCAGACCCCTCTTAGTAATCTTTGTACACCCGTACAGATCAATCCCAGTCAGCTGAGTGAGATGGTCAGCTATCAACTCCAACCCTTTGTCTGTGATCCTCACACACTGTCCAATGTTGAGAGTCTTGAGTTCATGCATCTGGCGTACCATCCTGTTAATGCCATCATCACTGATGTGGCAGGAGCACAGGGAGAGGGACTTGAGCTGATACAAGCCCTGGGCGATGTAAGCCATGCTCTGGTCTCCAATCTTGTCACAAAAGGAGACATCAAGTCCAGAGAGCCGGAGGGAGCCCATGGCCAGATGCATTATCCCCGTGTCACTGATATTATCACACGACCGCAGGTTCAGGCTGCACAGGTGGGTCATGTGTGACAGGTGGATCATCCCTGCGTCTGATATCCCTCCGCAGAAGCTGAGGTTGAGCACTTTGAGTttgttcagaccctttgagacaTGTTTGAGAGAAAGGTCAGTCAGCTTCTGGCAGTCCTGCAAGGTTAGCTTCTCCAGGGACAGGCAGCCCTCTGCTGCGCTGCGGGTCATGCCGGACAGGTGACCGATGCCCACATCCGACACATGCCTGCAGCTGCGCAGGTTAAGGCTCTTGAGTCTGTGCAAGCCCCAGGCAATGAGCAACAGGCCGGTGTTTGTGATATTGCTGCATCCCCCGAGTTCAAGCACCTCCAGGTTTTTGAGGTACTGGGCAATCCTACCCAGGCTGGAGTCAGTGATCTGTTTACAAAGGCTGAGGTTCAGCACCCGCAGGGATGGGATGTCCTGCACAAAGGCATGTCCGAGTCCGTTGTCTGTGAGGTTAAAACACCCACACAGGTTAAGGCTTTCAATGTGCGGCATCCCTTGAATCACGTAGCTCAGACTTCGCCTTAAGCTGAGAATTTGAACTTTTTTGATCCCCCTGGTCTGCAGGCTGGGGAATAGAGACGGGTTAGCTCTCCGCAGATGGAGCTTGGCTTCCACCCCCCTCCACACCGACTTGTGGTAGGACGCGTCCCTCCAGGCCGCGCACACTTGGGCTACTCTCCCTTTGTCTTTAACGTCCAGATAACTGAAAATAATGGCCAGGATCTCCGGGAAAAGGCACGATATATGGGTCTCCATTTCAAACATGACTACAGGATGGCTGCGTTTAGCAGCAGAGGTTGACTCTGGCCGACAATACTGTCGTGGTTAGCTCGCCGAAACTCTCCTGCCGAAGTTGCTGGCTCGCTCGGCGGTGTTAGCTAATGTCAGCTAGCATTCACGCTAACTATAGCCAGTTAGCTTTGTGTGTAACGTAACAGAAGCAACCCATCTTGTAGGGGCGAACCTTACTATTATGACTTGCGATTAAATAAACGATGGTGTAAAATTAACACAATAGACACAGTTCTTGGTGTGATAACTTGGATGCGGGAAACTCCGAAAGGCAGTCGTAATATTTACTTAGCAGGCTAGGCTAAGGCTGCTAGGCTAACGCTGTTGCGCTAACGTTAGCAAACGTCGGCGTAGCGTTAGCTGTGTAAACTTGTGAAAAGCCGAGCAACATCCCCGTTCAAGCCGTTCAAAGCAAGTTATCAGCTACTCCCGTTCCTCGCAAAGCATATCCAATAACTTTTTAGTCTTCAGAAACTTTCATCCCCAAAGCTTTTTCTCCTCGTACAAAGGTAACTGCCAGGCTCCTTTAACGTATGAGGCATTTCCAGTAGCGGCGGAGCATCCCGGATCGCTCTGTGTCCGCTCTCAGCGGCTCAGACTCTGCCAGCGGCTCCTAGTGGAGGGGACGAGTAGCATTACTGCTTAATGTTACGAACAACATTATTATACGATGCATCAAAGACAAGACAGTGGTGGAAGAAATATTCAGATGctttacttgagttaaagtactaatacattattgtcaaaatacttaaTACAAAAGTATTAGAAGTAAAATGTACTTAAAAAAGTAAGTAGGCCTAAAGTAATTATTGTGCAGAAAACAATTGCcttaatgtgtgtatatataattatatttatatatgtgacAAAGTTCTGGTTGACCTTTTGTAAAGTACTGAAATAATTAGACTTTTTGGTAATTGAATGAGTAAGTCCACTAGTTAAATTTTAGAGATGCATTTTGTTAAAAGTAGCTAAAGCTGTTtattaaatgtagtggagtagaagtataaagtagcattaaatggaaatactcaagtaaagtacacatACCTCAACATTTTACTTAAGCACACGTACCCACCTATGATCAAAGATACTATTGCATCCTTCAGCAAGAAGAAAAAACATAACTATACAGAAGTAGAAAATTAGAACAATATATGTTATGTTTGTTCAAACAGTTTTAGTTTCAAAAACTAGAAAAAAGTGACATATGCATAATTAATATACCTTGGAGGGTTTTAAGTGTTGCTTATTGTTTTGAGTTTTTTTGCCAATAATTCACTTTATATACATACAGATAAGAACCCCACATAGGCAAACAGccaaagaaaatatatattaagaaaaaTTAACATCAACATTGGGACAAACAAACACAAGGTAAAATGTTTCTATTGAAATTTAATGTATAATGCATGGAAATACCTGAGTACTAAAAcgtaatttaaataaataagaaaagtAAATGGGGACAGAGTGTGTGACATGTTTTTACCTCTTTCAAGTGGAATAACATTGACACAACACAAATAACGTTATTCGTCTGTTTTACACCTTGACACTGATTTGTATACCATTGATTTAATATGGTTTTGCtattattaattgattgaatgtTAAATAATTGCCAAATATTTGTATAATGTAATATCTCTTGGCAGAGCTGTTTCATGGGATATCATAACACTACTGCATGTGTGCAAACAATAGTAACTCACTCACAAAAAACACCGATTTACTGTCGCCTCTGTAA
This region of Pseudochaenichthys georgianus chromosome 6, fPseGeo1.2, whole genome shotgun sequence genomic DNA includes:
- the LOC117448651 gene encoding F-box/LRR-repeat protein 14-like, translated to MFEMETHISCLFPEILAIIFSYLDVKDKGRVAQVCAAWRDASYHKSVWRGVEAKLHLRRANPSLFPSLQTRGIKKVQILSLRRSLSYVIQGMPHIESLNLCGCFNLTDNGLGHAFVQDIPSLRVLNLSLCKQITDSSLGRIAQYLKNLEVLELGGCSNITNTGLLLIAWGLHRLKSLNLRSCRHVSDVGIGHLSGMTRSAAEGCLSLEKLTLQDCQKLTDLSLKHVSKGLNKLKVLNLSFCGGISDAGMIHLSHMTHLCSLNLRSCDNISDTGIMHLAMGSLRLSGLDVSFCDKIGDQSMAYIAQGLYQLKSLSLCSCHISDDGINRMVRQMHELKTLNIGQCVRITDKGLELIADHLTQLTGIDLYGCTKITKRGLERITQLPCLKVLNLGLWQMTESERVR